One genomic window of Mercenaria mercenaria strain notata chromosome 2, MADL_Memer_1, whole genome shotgun sequence includes the following:
- the LOC128555291 gene encoding calponin homology domain-containing protein DDB_G0272472-like isoform X1 has translation MTSVVELTKVGKELGYEGEELRNFVKEEQARERDERHSRLEAEKDRLELEARLQKEKIEYERQSSLEAEKERLEAERVRLELEARLQKEKIEYERKLEQDKLEMEKDKLMLARKLETEKEEAESRKLETEHKFKTDLEKMSKKKVKVKMTPFDEKIDSMDAYLNVYETYAVAQDWDKEIWSLNLPFLLKGTAREVFDRLPLEDRKDYDKLKAALLRQFELTDDGYKKKFRTERPRDNETFVMFLARISRYLDGWLRLSKVEKTYEGLLDFILRDQFLDVCNRELYQNLSSKKLVKAKDVAEDADLFAKTRGGPKYVVNRTNKDRSYKPYEIPQRQYPSSRNVGTSNRGSSNVANRGRGYQPFGVLKCYKCGRIGHSSYYCRSGKYGGNSANAAAELEVEQEQESSKGENRIVRKIEIEVEAVTDLGVEVEEEIEIEIGVSQVGQRVEIVL, from the coding sequence atgactagtgtagtagagttaacgaaggtaggaaaggagttaggttatgaaggagaggagttacgtaactttgttaaggaagagcaggctagggaacgtgatgaaagacatagtagattagaagcagagaaagatagattagagttagaagctaggttgcagaaggaaaagatagaatatgaacgacaaagtagtttagaagcagagaaggaaagattagaagcagagagagtaaggttagagttagaggctaggttgcagaaggaaaagatagaatatgaacgtaagttagaacaggataagttagaaatggaaaaggataagttaatgttagctagaaaattagaaacagagaaggaggaagcagaaagtaggaaattagaaacagagcataagtttaagacagacttagaaaagatgagtaagaaaaaggtaaaggttaagatgactccctttgatgagaaaattgattccatggatgcgtacttgaatgtgtacgaaacgtacgctgttgcgcaggattgggataaagagatatggtcacttaacttaccgttccttctaaagggtacggcaagagaggtttttgataggcttccgttggaagataggaaggattatgataaactgaaagccgctttgctacgtcagttcgaactcactgacgatggctataagaaaaagtttagaactgagaggcctcgggataatgagacctttgtgatgtttctagccagaataagtagatatttagatggttggcttagattgagtaaggtagagaaaacgtacgaaggattgttagattttattcttagggaccaatttttagatgtatgtaatagagaactataccagaatttgagtagtaagaagttagttaaagctaaggatgtagcagaagatgcagatttgtttgcaaagactcgaggaggtcccaagtatgtcgtgaatcgaaccaataaggaccggagctataaaccatatgaaatacctcagagacagtatcctagtagtcgtaatgtaggcactagtaatagaggtagtagcaatgttgctaatagaggtagaggttatcaaccttttggtgtactgaagtgttataagtgtggtcgaatagggcatagctcatattactgtaggagtggaaagtacggcggtaatagtgccaatgcagcagcagagttagaagtagagcaggaacaggaaagtagtaaaggggagaatagaatagtaaggaaaatagaaatagaggtagaggccgtgaccgatctaggagtagaggtagaggaagaaatagagatagagataggagtaagtcaagtaggtcagagagtggaaatagtattatag
- the LOC128555291 gene encoding calponin homology domain-containing protein DDB_G0272472-like isoform X2 codes for MTSVVELTKVGKELGYEGEELRNFVKEEQARERDERHSRLEAEKDRLELEARLQKEKIEYERKLEQDKLEMEKDKLMLARKLETEKEEAESRKLETEHKFKTDLEKMSKKKVKVKMTPFDEKIDSMDAYLNVYETYAVAQDWDKEIWSLNLPFLLKGTAREVFDRLPLEDRKDYDKLKAALLRQFELTDDGYKKKFRTERPRDNETFVMFLARISRYLDGWLRLSKVEKTYEGLLDFILRDQFLDVCNRELYQNLSSKKLVKAKDVAEDADLFAKTRGGPKYVVNRTNKDRSYKPYEIPQRQYPSSRNVGTSNRGSSNVANRGRGYQPFGVLKCYKCGRIGHSSYYCRSGKYGGNSANAAAELEVEQEQESSKGENRIVRKIEIEVEAVTDLGVEVEEEIEIEIGVSQVGQRVEIVL; via the exons atgactagtgtagtagagttaacgaaggtaggaaaggagttaggttatgaaggagaggagttacgtaactttgttaaggaagagcaggctagggaacgtgatgaaagacatagtagattagaagcagagaaagatagattagagttagaagctag gttgcagaaggaaaagatagaatatgaacgtaagttagaacaggataagttagaaatggaaaaggataagttaatgttagctagaaaattagaaacagagaaggaggaagcagaaagtaggaaattagaaacagagcataagtttaagacagacttagaaaagatgagtaagaaaaaggtaaaggttaagatgactccctttgatgagaaaattgattccatggatgcgtacttgaatgtgtacgaaacgtacgctgttgcgcaggattgggataaagagatatggtcacttaacttaccgttccttctaaagggtacggcaagagaggtttttgataggcttccgttggaagataggaaggattatgataaactgaaagccgctttgctacgtcagttcgaactcactgacgatggctataagaaaaagtttagaactgagaggcctcgggataatgagacctttgtgatgtttctagccagaataagtagatatttagatggttggcttagattgagtaaggtagagaaaacgtacgaaggattgttagattttattcttagggaccaatttttagatgtatgtaatagagaactataccagaatttgagtagtaagaagttagttaaagctaaggatgtagcagaagatgcagatttgtttgcaaagactcgaggaggtcccaagtatgtcgtgaatcgaaccaataaggaccggagctataaaccatatgaaatacctcagagacagtatcctagtagtcgtaatgtaggcactagtaatagaggtagtagcaatgttgctaatagaggtagaggttatcaaccttttggtgtactgaagtgttataagtgtggtcgaatagggcatagctcatattactgtaggagtggaaagtacggcggtaatagtgccaatgcagcagcagagttagaagtagagcaggaacaggaaagtagtaaaggggagaatagaatagtaaggaaaatagaaatagaggtagaggccgtgaccgatctaggagtagaggtagaggaagaaatagagatagagataggagtaagtcaagtaggtcagagagtggaaatagtattatag